From a region of the Malania oleifera isolate guangnan ecotype guangnan chromosome 12, ASM2987363v1, whole genome shotgun sequence genome:
- the LOC131144494 gene encoding MLP-like protein 423 has protein sequence MASSGKLNVEVKVKSNAKKMWESIMDFVTLFPKAMPDVYKTIQVLEGDGKSVGSVIIKFGEGLPPVTEKIDELDEGNKTVAYSVVDGELLKYYKSFRANLTVVPKGEGSLVKWGCEFEKASEETIDPESYKDFAVKNIEQLDAYVLNA, from the exons ATGGCTTCAAGTGGGAAGCTTAATGTGGAAGTGAAGGTGAAGTCCAATGCAAAAAAGATGTGGGAAAGCATTATGGACTTTGTCACTCTCTTCCCCAAGGCCATGCCTGACGTGTACAAAACCATTCAAGTTCTTGAAGGAGACGGAAAGTCTGTTGGCTCTGTTATAATCAAATTTGGAGAAG GATTGCCCCCTGTCACGGAGAAGATAGATGAATTGGATGAAGGTAACAAGACAGTAGCCTATAGCGTGGTCGACGGGGAGCTGCTGAAATACTACAAGAGTTTCAGGGCCAATCTGACTGTGGTTCCAAAGGGGGAGGGGAGCTTGGTGAAGTGGGGCTGTGAGTTTGAGAAGGCAAGCGAGGAGACTATTGATCCAGAATCCTATAAAGATTTTGCAGTCAAGAACATCGAACAGCTGGATGCCTATGTCCTCAATGCATAG